In Aureibaculum algae, the following are encoded in one genomic region:
- the nadE gene encoding NAD(+) synthase: protein MQTEKVTKHIVNWLKDYATKAGVKGFVIGISGGIDSAVTSTLCAETGLELLCLEMPIHQAESQVTRAQEHIAQLKARYPKVSSKNINLTSVFDAFDDLLPDEAATVKVDLSMANTRARLRMSTLYYFAGIHSLLVCGTGNKVEDFGVGFFTKYGDGGVDLSPIADLMKSEVYKIGAHLKVPESILVAKPTDGLFGDSRTDEDQIGASYDELEWAMKMIAQGKTLKDFDGRAKRVVEIYLERHRANKHKMVAIPVCEIPEELMN from the coding sequence ATGCAAACAGAAAAAGTAACAAAACATATTGTTAATTGGCTAAAGGATTATGCGACTAAAGCTGGAGTCAAAGGATTTGTAATAGGAATTTCTGGTGGAATTGACTCTGCTGTCACCTCTACACTTTGTGCCGAAACGGGTTTAGAGTTACTTTGCTTAGAAATGCCAATACACCAAGCTGAAAGTCAAGTTACAAGGGCTCAAGAGCATATTGCACAACTCAAAGCACGTTACCCTAAAGTAAGCTCTAAAAACATAAACTTAACCTCTGTTTTTGATGCTTTTGACGATTTATTACCTGATGAAGCTGCCACTGTTAAAGTAGATTTATCTATGGCAAACACCAGAGCACGATTAAGAATGAGCACACTGTATTATTTTGCAGGTATACACAGTCTGTTGGTTTGTGGTACTGGCAATAAAGTAGAGGATTTTGGTGTAGGCTTCTTTACTAAATATGGTGATGGCGGTGTAGATTTAAGTCCAATAGCCGATTTAATGAAATCTGAAGTCTATAAAATTGGAGCCCATTTAAAAGTACCTGAATCTATATTAGTCGCAAAACCTACAGACGGTTTATTTGGCGACTCTAGAACGGATGAAGATCAAATTGGTGCGAGTTATGATGAATTAGAATGGGCTATGAAAATGATTGCTCAAGGTAAAACCTTAAAGGACTTTGACGGACGAGCAAAACGTGTTGTTGAAATTTACTTGGAACGCCACAGAGCTAATAAACATAAAATGGTAGCAATACCAGTTTGCGAGATCCCTGAGGAGCTGATGAATTAA
- the gldB gene encoding gliding motility lipoprotein GldB → MYKYVSFLILLLALINCTKKEKSDIDVSDISVEFDVNRFDQEFYTSTSEKLPQLKSKYPYLFPAQNHDSIWLRKIEDTDEQELYAETQKVFSDFSDEKEQIEMLFKHIKFYYPNFESPKVITLLSNVDYETKVVYADSLLFVSLDVYLGKDSEIYQDYPSYIKQNFTKEHLIVDIANAITNVQIMFSTDRTFVSRMVQQGKKLYLLDAYVPKLSDAEKIGYTQEQIEWAEYNDEEVWKYFIENKILFSTEQELSRRFIDNAPFSKFYRANDNETPGSIGVWFGWQIVRAFMQNTDTSLQEMLQMKNDEIFKKSKYKPSK, encoded by the coding sequence ATGTATAAATACGTTTCTTTTTTAATCTTACTTTTAGCTTTAATAAATTGTACAAAAAAAGAGAAGTCGGATATTGATGTTTCTGATATCTCAGTTGAATTTGATGTAAACCGCTTTGATCAAGAGTTTTACACATCAACTTCAGAAAAGTTACCTCAATTAAAAAGTAAATATCCTTATTTGTTCCCAGCTCAAAACCATGATAGTATTTGGTTACGGAAAATAGAAGACACAGATGAGCAGGAATTATATGCGGAAACTCAGAAAGTATTTAGTGATTTTTCAGATGAAAAAGAGCAAATAGAAATGTTGTTTAAACATATTAAATTCTATTATCCAAATTTTGAATCGCCCAAAGTAATTACGTTACTATCTAATGTTGATTATGAGACTAAAGTAGTTTATGCAGATAGTTTGTTATTTGTTTCGTTAGATGTTTATTTAGGAAAGGATAGTGAAATATATCAGGATTACCCTAGTTATATAAAGCAAAATTTCACAAAAGAGCATTTAATTGTTGATATAGCAAATGCAATTACAAATGTTCAAATTATGTTTTCAACGGATAGAACTTTCGTGTCTAGAATGGTACAGCAAGGTAAAAAGTTGTATTTGCTTGATGCATATGTGCCAAAACTTAGTGATGCTGAAAAGATTGGATATACCCAAGAGCAAATAGAATGGGCAGAGTATAATGATGAAGAGGTTTGGAAATATTTTATTGAAAACAAAATACTATTTAGTACTGAGCAAGAACTTTCTCGACGGTTCATTGATAATGCTCCATTTTCAAAATTTTATAGAGCCAATGATAATGAAACACCTGGAAGTATTGGAGTGTGGTTTGGCTGGCAAATTGTAAGAGCATTTATGCAAAATACGGACACGTCTTTACAAGAGATGTTACAAATGAAAAATGACGAGATATTTAAAAAATCGAAATATAAGCCAAGTAAATAG
- the gldC gene encoding gliding motility protein GldC, giving the protein MSKHNSEIKFTVELDENKIPEKLSWDAKDGGIDNEPTKAVLISVWDDKKKETLKMDLWTKDMPLDEMQHFFHQTLLSMSDTFYRATNDEKMTATMRDFCDYFAEKLELLEK; this is encoded by the coding sequence ATGTCAAAACATAATTCCGAAATAAAATTTACTGTAGAACTAGACGAAAATAAAATTCCTGAAAAATTATCTTGGGATGCCAAAGATGGAGGAATTGATAATGAACCTACAAAGGCGGTTTTAATTTCTGTTTGGGATGATAAGAAGAAGGAAACTTTGAAAATGGACTTATGGACAAAAGACATGCCTCTTGATGAAATGCAACACTTTTTTCATCAGACATTACTTTCTATGTCAGATACATTTTATCGTGCTACAAATGATGAAAAAATGACAGCAACAATGCGAGATTTTTGCGACTACTTTGCTGAGAAATTGGAATTATTGGAGAAATAG
- the folK gene encoding 2-amino-4-hydroxy-6-hydroxymethyldihydropteridine diphosphokinase produces MKIQRTTYLSLGSNVGNPIENLQLAINSIAKNVGRVTKISSVYKTASWGFDSDDFLNICIEVSSHLNPENLLERVLTIETELGRNRGTSTAYKARIIDIDVLLFDDEVIFYNNLTVPHPRMLDRKFVLVPLAEIAPLLKHPIAKETITKCLAHCDDALEIKKTNLILTRPISIIEKYNYIAIEGNIGAGKTTLAKMIGDDFNAKLVLERFADNPFLPKYYEDMEKYAFPLEMSFLADRYQQLSDDLAQFDLFKNFIVSDYYIFKSLIFAQVSLSKEEYKLYRRIFDVMYKEITKPDLYVYLYQSIESLLENIKKRGRAYEQNIKPEYLEQIHQGYVNFIKTEQNLNTLIIDVSEMNFEKNIEDYHSVIDMINYNKGILKA; encoded by the coding sequence ATGAAAATTCAAAGAACCACATATTTATCATTGGGTAGTAACGTCGGAAATCCCATAGAAAATCTACAATTAGCTATTAATTCAATTGCTAAAAATGTAGGTAGAGTTACCAAAATATCTTCTGTTTATAAAACAGCTTCATGGGGTTTTGATAGTGATGATTTTTTAAATATTTGCATTGAAGTTTCCAGTCACTTAAATCCTGAAAATTTATTAGAACGTGTTTTAACAATTGAAACGGAACTTGGTAGAAATAGAGGTACCTCAACAGCATACAAAGCAAGAATAATTGACATTGATGTGCTACTATTTGATGATGAAGTCATTTTTTACAACAATTTGACGGTACCACATCCACGCATGTTAGACCGTAAATTTGTTTTAGTGCCTTTGGCTGAAATTGCTCCGTTACTTAAACATCCAATAGCCAAAGAAACAATCACTAAATGTTTGGCCCATTGTGATGATGCCTTAGAAATTAAAAAAACCAATCTAATTCTAACACGTCCTATTTCAATTATTGAAAAATACAATTACATAGCTATTGAAGGAAATATTGGTGCTGGTAAAACAACCTTAGCAAAAATGATAGGTGACGATTTTAATGCAAAATTAGTATTAGAACGTTTTGCCGACAATCCGTTTTTACCCAAGTATTACGAAGATATGGAAAAATATGCTTTTCCTCTAGAAATGAGTTTTTTGGCAGATAGATACCAACAACTTTCAGATGATTTAGCTCAGTTTGACTTATTTAAAAACTTTATTGTTTCCGACTATTACATTTTCAAATCTCTCATTTTTGCTCAAGTTTCTTTATCTAAGGAAGAATATAAATTATATAGACGCATTTTTGATGTAATGTATAAAGAAATTACCAAACCCGATTTGTATGTTTATCTTTATCAGAGTATTGAAAGCCTGCTTGAAAACATTAAAAAAAGAGGTCGAGCATATGAGCAAAACATAAAACCTGAATATTTAGAACAAATACATCAAGGCTATGTTAACTTTATTAAAACAGAGCAAAATTTAAACACATTAATAATTGATGTCTCTGAAATGAATTTTGAGAAAAACATTGAAGATTACCATAGTGTTATTGATATGATTAATTATAACAAAGGCATTCTCAAAGCATAA
- the sppA gene encoding signal peptide peptidase SppA, giving the protein MKFLRELLAAILGVFIAVGLMFVILVVIISASTEDTAVSVKSNSVLELNLESQILDYAPKSSDPFAEIFDMEEGKIGLQEILNAIENAETDDKIKGISIHTLFVNAGTAQIQAIRDKLLDFKKSGKFITAYADYYLQSNYYLSSVADSIFVNPVGEVDFRGLSTEILYYKDLQEKSGVKMEVIRHGKYKSAVEPFLANEMSEANREQVSSFLNSIWNEIVVDIAESRNKTVEEINAIADDLLARTPQLAIENNMVDDELYNDEYTDKLKSLVGIDKDEKLNNLSISDYISTGKGRVKSSASDKIAIIYAQGEIIYGKGTLEVVGQEKIIEALTKARKDDKIKAIVLRVNSPGGSALASDLIWRELELTKKEKPLVVSMGNYAASGGYYIACNANEIIAEPTTITGSIGVFGIIPNFSELTKKIGINAEQVGTNKNSFAYSPFKPMTDEFYDVAKEGVEGIYKTFVSRVAQGRNMTEAAVDSIAQGRVWTGVEALENGLVDKLGNLNDAINRAAELAEITDFGITNYPRYKTNFKDAFNPLSFIIMSKENIIKEELGVENYQIYKNIKEFSTLKGVQARMPFELKIK; this is encoded by the coding sequence ATGAAATTTTTAAGGGAATTATTAGCAGCAATACTAGGAGTTTTTATTGCAGTAGGATTAATGTTTGTGATATTGGTGGTTATTATTTCAGCCTCTACAGAGGATACTGCTGTTTCAGTTAAAAGCAATTCTGTGTTGGAGTTAAATTTAGAAAGTCAAATATTAGATTATGCTCCTAAAAGTAGTGATCCATTTGCTGAAATATTTGATATGGAAGAAGGTAAAATTGGTTTGCAGGAAATTTTAAACGCTATTGAAAATGCAGAAACGGACGACAAAATTAAGGGAATAAGTATTCATACATTATTTGTAAATGCAGGAACAGCTCAAATACAAGCCATAAGAGATAAATTATTAGATTTTAAAAAATCAGGTAAATTTATAACAGCGTATGCTGATTATTATTTACAAAGTAATTATTATTTAAGTTCAGTGGCAGATTCTATTTTTGTAAACCCTGTTGGAGAAGTTGATTTTAGAGGGTTGTCAACAGAGATTTTATATTATAAAGACTTACAAGAAAAGTCTGGTGTTAAAATGGAGGTCATTCGTCATGGTAAGTATAAAAGTGCAGTTGAACCGTTTTTAGCCAATGAAATGAGTGAAGCAAACAGAGAGCAAGTTTCCTCTTTTTTGAATTCTATTTGGAATGAAATTGTGGTAGATATTGCCGAAAGTAGAAATAAAACAGTTGAAGAAATAAATGCTATTGCTGATGACTTATTAGCAAGAACACCACAACTGGCCATAGAAAATAATATGGTTGACGATGAGTTATACAATGACGAGTACACGGATAAATTGAAGAGTTTGGTTGGAATTGATAAAGATGAAAAACTAAATAACTTGTCAATTTCTGATTATATATCAACAGGAAAGGGGAGGGTGAAATCATCAGCATCTGATAAAATTGCCATTATCTACGCACAGGGTGAAATAATATACGGTAAAGGAACACTAGAGGTTGTTGGACAAGAAAAAATTATTGAAGCCTTAACTAAAGCAAGAAAAGATGATAAAATTAAGGCGATCGTTTTAAGGGTGAATTCGCCAGGCGGTAGTGCTTTAGCTTCTGATTTAATATGGAGAGAGTTAGAATTAACCAAAAAAGAGAAGCCTCTTGTGGTATCTATGGGTAATTATGCAGCATCTGGAGGATATTATATTGCGTGTAATGCTAATGAAATTATTGCAGAGCCTACTACGATTACGGGTTCTATTGGTGTCTTTGGAATTATACCTAATTTTAGTGAATTAACAAAAAAAATTGGTATAAACGCAGAACAGGTTGGTACTAATAAAAATTCATTTGCCTACAGTCCTTTTAAACCGATGACAGACGAGTTTTATGATGTTGCCAAGGAGGGTGTTGAAGGTATTTATAAAACTTTTGTAAGTCGTGTTGCTCAAGGTAGAAATATGACAGAAGCGGCCGTTGACAGTATAGCTCAAGGAAGAGTTTGGACAGGGGTAGAGGCCTTAGAAAATGGTTTGGTAGATAAGTTAGGAAATTTAAATGATGCAATTAATAGGGCAGCAGAGTTGGCAGAAATAACTGATTTTGGTATAACCAATTACCCGCGTTATAAAACTAATTTTAAAGATGCATTTAACCCACTTTCATTTATTATAATGAGTAAAGAAAATATTATAAAAGAAGAATTGGGAGTTGAAAATTACCAAATATATAAAAACATAAAAGAGTTTTCAACTCTAAAAGGTGTACAAGCGAGAATGCCGTTTGAGTTAAAAATTAAATAA
- a CDS encoding AraC family transcriptional regulator produces the protein MIKKPTFEKISPNFGSSVLVMQHTKKIKNKNSAFWHFHPEIELVYVDKGKGKRHIGNHLSYFNNSQLILIGSNLPHNGFADRLTTRGTETIVQFKPDFLGENFFKIPEMNAIELLLEKAKKGLLYRPETKEVVGPKIQHLIDLKGFERISLLLEILNDLAKAEDYTLLNVDGFSFETEAQDSAKIDMIFKHINTNFQRPIPLDEIADKVSMTVPAFCRYFKKATGKTFTKLVNEYRVVHATKLLSESQSSITDICFECGFNNFSHFNKLFNEITGKSASKYRSEIKHLIKQG, from the coding sequence ATGATTAAGAAACCAACTTTTGAAAAGATAAGTCCCAATTTTGGAAGTTCTGTTTTGGTAATGCAGCATACAAAAAAAATAAAAAATAAAAACTCTGCATTTTGGCACTTTCATCCAGAAATAGAATTAGTATATGTTGATAAAGGAAAAGGAAAGAGACATATTGGTAACCACTTGTCATATTTCAACAACAGTCAACTTATATTAATTGGATCTAACCTTCCGCATAATGGATTTGCAGATCGTCTTACCACTAGAGGTACAGAAACAATTGTACAATTTAAACCGGATTTCTTAGGAGAAAACTTTTTTAAGATTCCAGAAATGAATGCGATTGAGTTATTATTAGAAAAAGCTAAAAAAGGATTACTATACAGACCGGAAACAAAAGAGGTTGTGGGGCCCAAAATTCAACACTTAATTGATTTAAAAGGGTTTGAGAGGATAAGCCTATTGCTTGAAATTTTAAACGATTTAGCCAAAGCAGAAGATTATACATTATTAAATGTAGATGGCTTCTCTTTTGAAACAGAAGCCCAAGACAGTGCGAAAATTGATATGATTTTTAAGCATATCAACACCAATTTCCAACGACCGATTCCATTAGACGAAATTGCAGATAAAGTAAGTATGACTGTACCTGCATTTTGTAGGTATTTTAAAAAAGCCACGGGTAAGACTTTTACAAAGCTAGTAAATGAATATCGCGTTGTTCATGCAACCAAATTACTCTCAGAAAGTCAATCAAGCATAACAGATATCTGTTTTGAGTGTGGTTTTAATAATTTTTCACACTTCAACAAATTATTTAATGAGATTACCGGAAAAAGTGCCTCTAAATATAGAAGTGAAATTAAACACTTAATCAAGCAAGGCTAA
- a CDS encoding dihydrofolate reductase codes for MITIIAAIGKNRELGKNNELIWHLPDDLKRFKKVTSGHDVIMGRKTFESLGKALPNRTNIVITRNKNYKAENCVVVNSIDEAIKISTDTNPYILGGAQIYSQAIKIADELDLTFVDASFDADAFFPKIDATIWKEKHRENFLADEKHKYNYSFILYKRK; via the coding sequence TTGATTACTATTATTGCCGCAATTGGTAAAAATCGGGAACTAGGTAAGAACAATGAATTAATTTGGCACTTGCCGGATGATTTAAAACGTTTTAAGAAAGTAACTTCTGGTCATGATGTAATTATGGGTAGAAAAACTTTTGAATCTTTGGGTAAAGCCTTACCTAATAGAACTAATATTGTAATTACCAGAAACAAGAATTACAAAGCAGAAAATTGTGTTGTAGTGAACTCCATTGATGAAGCTATTAAAATTTCTACAGATACGAATCCTTATATTTTAGGTGGAGCTCAAATTTATTCTCAAGCTATTAAAATAGCCGATGAACTTGATTTGACTTTTGTAGATGCTTCATTTGATGCTGATGCTTTTTTTCCTAAAATAGATGCTACTATCTGGAAAGAGAAACATCGCGAAAATTTCTTAGCAGATGAAAAACATAAATACAATTATAGTTTTATTTTATATAAAAGGAAATGA
- a CDS encoding 2TM domain-containing protein, translating into MEKEQIEIYEKARKRVKQKKRLYYHFIVFLVGSLFIIVLNTFFKVGSQYGEWFKYVVALWLLIWIFHFINVFVTNKFFGKEWERIETEKLMDKHELKSDKLERELIKQGVITPNDKISGSEKKNLNH; encoded by the coding sequence ATGGAAAAAGAACAAATTGAAATATACGAAAAAGCCCGTAAAAGGGTAAAGCAAAAAAAGAGATTATATTATCATTTTATTGTCTTTTTGGTCGGTTCTCTATTTATAATAGTATTAAACACTTTTTTTAAAGTTGGAAGCCAATATGGTGAATGGTTTAAATACGTTGTGGCTCTTTGGCTTTTAATATGGATATTTCATTTTATTAATGTTTTTGTTACCAATAAGTTTTTTGGAAAAGAATGGGAACGTATTGAAACTGAGAAATTAATGGACAAACACGAACTGAAATCTGACAAATTAGAAAGAGAACTTATTAAACAAGGTGTTATAACTCCTAATGATAAAATTTCTGGTTCAGAAAAAAAAAATCTAAACCATTGA
- a CDS encoding energy transducer TonB gives MIRIFISTLFTFSSLFIFSQEIEVVNVSNEVEEVPFAIIEDVPSFPGCEELEKHLQKNCFQNKVLKHVVKNFDAHLANELGLPSGKTRIIVMFSIASDGVVKDIKARGAHERLEREGIRVINELPKMKPGKLKGKPVNVKYTLPITLLVEETTKNDQTKEEVINKN, from the coding sequence ATGATTAGAATTTTCATTAGTACATTATTTACCTTTAGTTCTTTATTTATTTTTAGTCAAGAGATTGAAGTGGTTAATGTATCAAATGAAGTAGAAGAAGTTCCTTTCGCTATAATTGAAGATGTGCCAAGTTTTCCCGGCTGTGAAGAATTGGAAAAACATCTTCAAAAAAATTGCTTTCAAAATAAAGTTCTAAAACATGTTGTTAAGAATTTTGATGCTCATTTAGCAAATGAGCTCGGACTCCCCTCAGGTAAAACCCGAATAATTGTTATGTTTTCGATTGCATCTGACGGCGTAGTTAAAGACATTAAAGCTAGAGGAGCACATGAAAGACTAGAACGTGAAGGAATAAGGGTTATTAATGAACTTCCTAAAATGAAACCTGGAAAATTAAAAGGTAAACCGGTTAATGTAAAATACACATTGCCGATTACCTTATTGGTTGAAGAAACAACAAAAAATGACCAAACCAAAGAGGAAGTAATTAATAAAAATTAG
- a CDS encoding isoamylase early set domain-containing protein, translating to MAITKNYLKTKPVCKVTFTVPEAEAEKVAVVGDFNNWKPAKKYELKKLKNGNFKGTIDLEKGTSYQFRYLVDGAYKNDEQADSYAFNEFAGTENSVLEL from the coding sequence ATGGCAATTACTAAGAACTATTTAAAAACTAAACCAGTTTGTAAGGTAACTTTTACGGTACCTGAAGCTGAGGCTGAAAAAGTTGCAGTTGTTGGAGATTTCAACAATTGGAAACCTGCAAAAAAATATGAGCTAAAAAAACTAAAAAATGGTAACTTTAAAGGAACTATCGATTTAGAGAAAGGTACTTCATATCAATTTAGATATTTAGTTGATGGAGCTTACAAAAATGATGAGCAAGCAGATAGTTATGCATTTAACGAATTTGCTGGTACTGAAAATTCTGTTTTAGAATTATAG
- a CDS encoding thymidylate synthase: MKQYHDLVKHVLENGNEKGDRTGTGTKSVFGHQMRFDLSDGFPMVTTKKLHLKSIIYELLWFINGDTNIKYLQENGVRIWNAWADEKGDLGPVYGHQWRNWNSDEIDQLTDVIDTLKNNPNSRRMMVSAWNPSVLPDTSKSFSENVANGKAALPPCHAFFQFYVADGKLSCQLYQRSADIFLGVPFNIASYALFTMMIAQVCGYEAGEFIHTFGDAHIYNNHVEQLELQLSRDVRPLPKMKINTAIKSIFDFKFEDFELLDYNPHPHIKGAVAV, from the coding sequence ATGAAGCAATATCACGATTTAGTAAAACATGTTTTAGAAAACGGAAACGAAAAAGGTGATCGTACAGGTACGGGTACTAAAAGTGTTTTCGGTCATCAAATGCGATTTGATTTGTCTGATGGCTTTCCAATGGTGACTACTAAAAAGTTGCATTTAAAATCGATTATTTACGAATTACTATGGTTTATAAATGGTGACACTAATATAAAATACCTACAAGAAAACGGTGTTCGAATTTGGAATGCTTGGGCGGATGAAAAAGGTGATCTAGGACCTGTTTATGGACATCAATGGAGGAATTGGAACAGTGATGAAATTGATCAACTTACAGACGTTATAGACACATTAAAAAACAACCCTAATAGTAGAAGAATGATGGTATCTGCTTGGAACCCTTCCGTTTTGCCAGACACATCAAAATCATTTAGCGAAAATGTTGCTAACGGAAAAGCTGCATTACCACCTTGTCATGCTTTTTTTCAATTTTATGTAGCCGATGGGAAATTGTCATGTCAACTTTATCAAAGAAGTGCTGATATTTTTTTAGGTGTTCCCTTTAACATCGCTTCTTATGCGTTATTTACGATGATGATTGCACAAGTATGCGGATATGAAGCAGGAGAATTTATTCATACATTTGGAGATGCACACATTTACAACAACCATGTAGAACAACTAGAATTACAATTATCTAGAGATGTTCGGCCGCTTCCAAAAATGAAAATAAACACCGCAATAAAAAGCATTTTTGACTTTAAATTTGAAGATTTTGAATTATTAGATTATAATCCACATCCGCATATTAAAGGTGCTGTAGCTGTATAA
- a CDS encoding NupC/NupG family nucleoside CNT transporter, producing MADTHDNFIIQQVSEDKLIPSQGFSFNSLWRGVLGMIALLLIAYFFSSNKKGIKWKTVGIGLLFQLIIAIGVLKIPFIQKGFEFVGGIFVSILDFTRAGSKFLFEGLVVDMDTFGFIFAFQVLPTIIFFSALTSVLFYLGIIQKVVKLMAMLLTKFLGISGAESLSVAGNIFLGQTEAPLLIKAYLEKMNKSEMLLVMIGGMATVAGAVLAAYIGFLGGDDPVLRLMYAKHLLAASVMAAPGAIVVSKILFPQTEAINTDVQVSSEKIGSNILDAIANGTTEGLRLAVNVGAMLLVFVAFIAMINGVFGWLGEITSLNNWMAINTPYPKFSLEAVLGTIFAPLMWLIGVAKEDMMLMGQLLGIKLAASEFVGYIQLADLKNIANATHLNYQKSIIMATYMLCGFANFASIGIQIGGIGSLAPGQRKTLSEFGMKALIGGSIASLISATIAGMIIG from the coding sequence ATTGCTGATACACACGATAATTTTATCATCCAACAAGTTTCCGAAGATAAATTAATTCCCAGTCAAGGGTTTTCTTTTAATTCGTTATGGAGAGGAGTTCTAGGTATGATTGCACTGTTATTGATTGCCTATTTTTTTAGCAGTAACAAAAAGGGTATTAAGTGGAAAACAGTTGGTATTGGATTGCTCTTTCAATTAATTATCGCCATTGGGGTTTTAAAAATTCCTTTTATTCAAAAAGGATTTGAATTTGTGGGAGGAATTTTTGTAAGTATTTTGGATTTTACAAGAGCAGGTAGTAAATTTTTATTTGAAGGTCTTGTGGTAGATATGGATACCTTTGGATTCATTTTTGCGTTTCAAGTACTGCCTACAATTATATTCTTTTCAGCACTTACTTCTGTATTATTCTATTTAGGCATTATACAGAAGGTTGTCAAATTAATGGCCATGCTTTTAACGAAGTTCTTGGGCATTTCAGGTGCTGAAAGCTTATCGGTTGCAGGTAATATTTTTCTAGGTCAAACTGAAGCTCCGCTTCTTATAAAAGCCTATTTAGAAAAAATGAATAAGTCTGAAATGCTGCTAGTTATGATTGGTGGTATGGCAACTGTTGCTGGTGCTGTTTTAGCGGCCTACATTGGTTTTTTAGGTGGTGATGATCCCGTATTACGATTAATGTATGCAAAACATCTTTTGGCAGCTTCAGTAATGGCAGCTCCAGGAGCAATCGTTGTTTCAAAAATATTGTTTCCACAAACTGAAGCTATAAATACTGACGTACAAGTGTCTTCCGAAAAAATAGGTTCTAATATATTAGATGCTATTGCAAATGGTACAACAGAAGGTTTAAGGTTAGCTGTAAATGTAGGAGCAATGCTCTTAGTTTTTGTAGCCTTTATTGCGATGATTAATGGTGTGTTTGGTTGGTTAGGTGAAATTACTTCACTTAATAATTGGATGGCTATTAACACTCCTTATCCTAAATTTTCATTAGAAGCGGTATTGGGTACTATTTTTGCTCCATTGATGTGGTTAATAGGGGTTGCGAAAGAAGACATGATGTTAATGGGACAACTTTTAGGGATAAAATTAGCGGCCAGTGAATTTGTAGGTTATATTCAATTAGCAGATTTAAAAAATATTGCTAATGCCACACACTTAAACTATCAAAAGTCTATTATTATGGCTACATACATGCTATGTGGTTTTGCTAATTTTGCTTCTATAGGAATTCAAATTGGCGGTATTGGTTCGTTAGCTCCGGGACAACGTAAAACGTTATCTGAATTCGGTATGAAAGCCCTAATTGGAGGTTCTATAGCTTCATTAATTTCTGCTACCATTGCAGGGATGATCATTGGATAG
- a CDS encoding bifunctional nuclease family protein, whose amino-acid sequence MSLVRLNIKGISYSQTQSGAYALVLSEVDGERTLPIIIGAFEAQSIAIALEKEIKPPRPLTHDLFKTFSDRFHIKVKQVIIHKLVDGVFYSSLICERDKIEEIIDARTSDAIALATRFNAPIFTYENILDKAGIFLKIKDEPKLTQTKIEVEEMAIELAEESSLKEISIKELNKQLNEAVVNEDYELAAKLRDEISKRQK is encoded by the coding sequence ATGAGTTTAGTCCGCCTCAACATAAAAGGTATATCATATAGTCAGACACAAAGCGGTGCGTATGCACTGGTTTTAAGTGAGGTCGATGGCGAACGTACGTTGCCTATTATTATAGGTGCTTTTGAAGCACAATCTATAGCCATTGCTCTAGAAAAGGAAATAAAACCACCTAGACCGCTAACACATGACCTCTTCAAAACTTTTTCTGACCGTTTTCATATTAAAGTGAAACAAGTAATCATTCATAAATTAGTTGATGGCGTGTTTTATTCTAGCCTCATCTGTGAACGCGATAAAATTGAAGAAATTATTGATGCTAGAACTTCTGATGCCATAGCATTGGCAACTCGTTTTAATGCACCAATTTTCACCTACGAAAATATTTTAGACAAAGCAGGTATATTTTTAAAAATAAAAGATGAGCCTAAATTAACTCAAACTAAAATAGAAGTTGAAGAAATGGCTATTGAACTTGCCGAAGAATCTTCATTAAAAGAAATTTCCATAAAAGAATTAAATAAACAGTTGAATGAGGCCGTTGTAAATGAAGATTATGAATTGGCAGCCAAATTAAGAGATGAAATCTCCAAAAGACAGAAATAA